One window from the genome of Candidatus Dependentiae bacterium encodes:
- the galE gene encoding UDP-glucose 4-epimerase GalE translates to MKRVVLVIGGAGYIGSHTSWLLAQQGYRVVILDALMHQQPVNLPWATFMQGDFGDRQLLKKIFSELAIDTVMHFAAFIEVGESVKDPAKYYNNNVIKTIHLLDVMREYSVNKLIFSSSCAVYGNPVRLPLDEEHPTNPVSPYGRTKLMIEYALQDYALAYGMRYVALRYFNAAGGLTEQGLGEFHKPESHIIPILLAAARNNKPFNIFGTDYNTLDGTCVRDYIHVLDIARAHVQASEYLNSDGQSQVLNLGTGIGYSVKELVACAQEVSGEQIQINYGPRRSGDAETLVADATKVARVLGWRPQYSDMREIMRSAHAWQVNLFSKELERVEV, encoded by the coding sequence ATGAAGAGAGTAGTACTTGTCATTGGCGGGGCTGGGTATATCGGCTCGCATACATCGTGGTTGCTTGCGCAACAAGGTTACCGAGTAGTTATTCTTGATGCACTTATGCATCAACAGCCTGTGAATTTGCCATGGGCAACATTTATGCAGGGAGACTTTGGCGATCGCCAGCTGCTCAAAAAAATATTTTCAGAGCTCGCAATTGATACGGTGATGCACTTTGCAGCATTTATTGAAGTGGGTGAGTCAGTTAAAGATCCTGCAAAATATTATAATAATAATGTTATCAAAACTATTCACTTGCTTGATGTCATGCGTGAGTACAGCGTGAACAAATTAATTTTTTCTTCCAGTTGTGCGGTCTACGGCAACCCGGTGCGTTTGCCCCTTGATGAAGAGCATCCCACCAATCCTGTCAGCCCCTATGGGCGAACCAAGCTCATGATCGAATATGCGTTGCAGGATTATGCCCTCGCCTATGGAATGCGTTATGTTGCATTGCGCTATTTCAACGCTGCTGGTGGCCTGACCGAGCAAGGACTTGGTGAGTTTCACAAGCCAGAGAGCCACATCATTCCTATTTTACTTGCCGCTGCGCGCAATAATAAACCCTTTAATATTTTTGGAACTGATTACAACACGCTTGATGGAACCTGTGTGCGCGATTATATCCATGTTCTTGATATTGCTCGCGCTCATGTGCAAGCATCGGAGTATCTGAATTCTGACGGTCAAAGCCAAGTTTTGAATCTTGGAACAGGGATTGGCTACAGCGTTAAGGAGCTTGTTGCTTGTGCGCAAGAGGTGTCTGGGGAACAAATCCAAATCAATTATGGACCACGTCGTTCTGGTGATGCTGAAACGTTGGTAGCAGATGCAACAAAGGTTGCTCGGGTGCTTGGTTGGAGGCCGCAATATTCAGACATGCGCGAAATTATGCGCAGTGCGCATGCATGGCAGGTGAATCTATTTTCAAAAGAATTAGAGAGGGTAGAGGTATGA
- a CDS encoding GNAT family N-acetyltransferase, with protein sequence MKDTVNIISLTPSRWREYKTLRLHAIMQDPYAFGKTYEEDAALPDNVWKQRLKEDGKTGYMLFAERSGILVGMAGALLDDGCINQHRARIISVYVLPEARSKGIGTQLIKKLLEKLTHDPRIIIAYLLVNQRQEAAVKLYEAQGFAIVGIIEQAFAHHGEYHDAAYMTKKL encoded by the coding sequence ATGAAAGACACGGTCAACATTATTTCACTCACACCATCACGCTGGCGTGAATATAAAACCCTCCGGCTGCATGCAATCATGCAAGATCCGTATGCATTTGGAAAAACGTACGAAGAAGATGCCGCACTACCAGACAATGTCTGGAAACAGCGCCTCAAAGAGGATGGAAAAACAGGGTATATGCTTTTTGCCGAGCGCTCCGGAATTTTGGTCGGTATGGCCGGTGCATTACTGGATGATGGCTGTATCAATCAACACCGAGCACGTATTATTTCGGTCTATGTACTGCCGGAAGCACGAAGCAAGGGAATAGGGACACAACTCATCAAAAAACTTCTTGAAAAACTTACTCATGATCCACGAATTATTATCGCCTACCTGCTTGTTAACCAACGCCAAGAAGCGGCCGTTAAGCTCTACGAAGCTCAGGGCTTTGCAATTGTTGGCATTATTGAACAAGCCTTTGCACACCATGGTGAATATCATGATGCTGCCTACATGACTAAGAAACTTTAA
- a CDS encoding histidine--tRNA ligase: protein MMISRVRGTEDILDLKLQTFFMQTTQHHMQCYNFTEIQTPILEHTNLFVRSLGTDTDVVSKEMYVFKAESEDSICLRPEGTASTIRAYIENGVQQRPWKVYTHGPMFRHERPQKGRWRQFSQFSIEVVNSPSIMHDIQFLKMLDDLFTHKLKIENYVLKLNFLGCSDDRKNHKAALLAFLETIADQICSTCTTRKDRNTLRIFDCKSETCQKLYIKAPKLIDQLCTPCNGEWKLLQETLTILSVNFIIDPLLVRGLDYYNKTAFEFSSRDLGAQNTFCGGGRYSLGKEVGANDDLASIGCAIGIGRTLMLMEQSAQKLALPEQPALHAIIPVAQEQQPLALLLGQELVNHDLCTEVLLEGSSVTNMLKKANKLGARYVLMLGSDEQAQGTVTVKDMLKGATQVVKQAEIIKILKN, encoded by the coding sequence ATGATGATTTCACGCGTACGAGGAACCGAAGACATTCTGGACCTCAAGCTACAAACCTTTTTTATGCAAACAACACAGCATCACATGCAGTGTTATAACTTTACAGAAATACAAACACCTATCCTTGAGCATACTAATTTATTTGTTCGCTCACTGGGAACCGACACTGACGTTGTCTCAAAAGAGATGTATGTATTCAAAGCGGAAAGCGAAGACAGCATCTGCTTACGCCCAGAAGGCACCGCCTCTACCATTCGTGCATACATTGAGAATGGTGTACAACAGCGCCCTTGGAAGGTTTATACTCATGGTCCAATGTTTCGACATGAAAGACCTCAAAAAGGTCGTTGGCGCCAATTTTCTCAATTCAGTATTGAAGTGGTAAATAGTCCTTCAATTATGCATGACATCCAATTTCTCAAAATGCTTGATGACCTTTTTACGCATAAGTTGAAAATTGAAAATTATGTTCTTAAATTAAATTTTTTAGGGTGCAGTGATGACCGAAAAAATCATAAGGCTGCATTACTTGCATTTTTAGAAACTATTGCCGATCAAATCTGCTCAACCTGTACCACGCGAAAAGATCGGAATACGCTGCGCATTTTTGATTGCAAAAGTGAAACATGCCAAAAGTTATATATCAAAGCACCTAAGCTTATTGACCAACTCTGCACGCCGTGCAATGGAGAGTGGAAACTTTTACAAGAAACGCTTACCATACTTTCAGTCAATTTTATTATTGATCCACTGCTTGTTCGAGGTTTAGATTATTACAATAAAACGGCTTTTGAGTTTTCATCACGCGATTTAGGAGCACAAAATACATTTTGTGGCGGTGGACGCTATAGCCTCGGTAAAGAAGTTGGAGCCAACGATGACCTTGCTTCAATTGGCTGCGCGATTGGGATTGGAAGAACATTGATGCTTATGGAACAATCTGCTCAAAAATTAGCACTTCCTGAACAACCAGCACTTCACGCCATCATTCCTGTCGCGCAAGAGCAGCAACCGCTTGCATTGCTTTTGGGACAAGAATTAGTGAATCATGATTTGTGTACAGAAGTTCTTCTTGAAGGATCATCAGTAACCAACATGCTCAAGAAAGCTAACAAGCTTGGCGCTCGCTATGTTTTAATGCTTGGCTCTGATGAACAAGCTCAAGGAACGGTCACGGTTAAAGACATGCTCAAAGGGGCAACACAAGTTGTCAAACAAGCAGAAATAATTAAGATTCTAAAAAATTGA
- a CDS encoding insulinase family protein, with amino-acid sequence MKHIKLGLPIYFLLTVFTFSLLHSSPNSLQKNAAINSTQGLSHLDECLVRSSKKITKLVLDNGFTALLYQTQPENMSPEVVTMLTFAVGSKDEEHGQFGFAHAVEHMIFKGTEKMSELDLKAIAEKFCIGSIGIGYNANTSTDLTRYYFKTDEKNWPVFLGILADCMENVRFDEHHFASEVKAIVNELKMRSKDPSGLVHNILGEEFYPSNHPYHHPLGGFKEDLLQANAAQLKAFYKKHYTPEKGLLTVVGNVDVESFKKLVYLHFDSIPAASNIEDAPTFDMPDQQITQKKIVVSKHIPAPILFLTWKTLSNYQDRTSAHAQDFMQYVLQERLRPLRDEHNLVFGISAGGHVAQFGGNMYIYLRPKNEADRSWFDKTFNKKSIVKRCKQFITDQINDLMVNGPTEQELANFRHNSKTSLLDAFQYNVSIASMFASNYFIERNEYQVFDDIRVCDSLNKKTIQEFCKKFLKPSRMHTISFQPIAQNDEQEWEALHAMIDTADEKLINNKIRESQVDEEKNLVDQLPEPELIDFSLEKPDQHFILSNGLEVFIKNKPNTPFIAFSCSFKNNEQLSLYLDNNNQEHVRMLTMSQLLEGSKGFSKKDHIDFFEKLGASAFFGSGGASGSCLQEDLAVVGQRCMHILTQPTFPRASFNQAIAHEIESIKMNKKSEIYVASKTIGDYLFAQYPWRKSDDQMIALLEKTWRNELFTFHKNYVIPTGMFITLVGDIDKKTIKADLEKIFGSWKPSIRDNSYDFTIPEITNPAPQEIIKPMPKEMVVLMLARITNYADTDDDLILELIEQYLNKQLFAIREATGLFYSCQGSLSASGFLTKGAGRVVTLLSPQNVAPTEKLIRTMLQSIADNGIPEYDLNVAKQTKRMELAKSFATNQALNNAYNFIIRNNKDWNYFDNCLDRINAVTHEEVNAVVSNYLNPASWSTIKVGRLNNVDPQNISGN; translated from the coding sequence ATGAAGCACATAAAGCTCGGTTTACCCATCTATTTTTTATTGACCGTGTTTACATTTTCACTTCTTCATAGTTCTCCAAATAGCCTTCAAAAGAATGCTGCAATAAATTCAACTCAAGGACTTTCGCATCTTGATGAGTGCTTAGTCCGTTCGAGTAAAAAAATTACAAAACTGGTTCTTGATAACGGATTCACCGCATTACTCTATCAAACGCAACCAGAAAATATGTCACCCGAAGTGGTTACCATGCTTACCTTTGCAGTTGGCTCAAAAGACGAAGAGCACGGGCAATTTGGTTTTGCTCACGCGGTTGAACATATGATTTTTAAAGGCACCGAAAAAATGTCAGAGCTTGATCTGAAAGCAATCGCTGAAAAGTTTTGTATTGGCAGTATTGGAATTGGATACAACGCCAACACCAGCACAGATCTTACACGATACTATTTTAAAACTGATGAAAAAAATTGGCCTGTATTTCTTGGCATTCTTGCCGATTGCATGGAAAACGTTCGCTTTGATGAGCACCATTTTGCATCTGAAGTTAAAGCCATTGTTAACGAACTCAAAATGAGGAGTAAAGATCCATCAGGCCTTGTACATAACATTCTTGGCGAAGAATTTTATCCATCTAATCATCCTTACCACCATCCATTGGGAGGATTTAAAGAAGACTTGCTTCAAGCAAATGCAGCCCAACTCAAAGCATTTTATAAGAAACACTACACTCCTGAAAAAGGTCTTTTAACCGTTGTTGGCAACGTTGATGTCGAAAGTTTTAAAAAACTTGTTTATCTTCATTTTGACTCAATCCCTGCAGCATCAAACATTGAAGATGCTCCAACATTTGATATGCCCGATCAACAAATTACGCAAAAGAAAATTGTTGTAAGTAAGCACATTCCAGCACCAATTCTATTTCTAACCTGGAAGACACTGAGCAACTATCAGGATCGCACAAGTGCACATGCTCAAGATTTTATGCAATACGTTTTACAGGAAAGGCTTCGCCCCTTACGCGATGAACACAATCTTGTTTTTGGCATATCAGCTGGCGGACATGTCGCTCAATTTGGGGGAAACATGTATATTTACCTGCGCCCGAAAAATGAAGCTGACCGTTCTTGGTTTGATAAAACCTTTAATAAAAAGTCTATTGTTAAACGATGTAAGCAATTTATCACTGATCAAATTAATGATTTAATGGTTAATGGTCCAACAGAACAAGAGCTTGCTAACTTTCGACACAATTCAAAAACGTCGCTTCTGGATGCTTTTCAGTACAACGTCTCTATCGCATCAATGTTTGCATCAAACTACTTTATTGAACGAAATGAATACCAAGTTTTTGATGACATAAGAGTTTGCGATTCACTCAACAAAAAAACAATCCAAGAGTTTTGTAAAAAATTTCTTAAGCCATCACGCATGCACACAATTTCGTTTCAGCCCATTGCCCAGAATGACGAACAAGAATGGGAAGCTCTGCATGCCATGATTGACACAGCTGATGAAAAATTAATCAACAATAAAATTCGAGAATCTCAGGTTGATGAAGAAAAAAATCTTGTTGATCAACTCCCTGAACCTGAACTCATTGATTTTTCTTTAGAAAAACCGGATCAACACTTTATTCTTTCAAACGGACTTGAAGTCTTTATTAAAAATAAACCAAATACTCCATTTATCGCATTTTCATGCAGCTTTAAGAATAATGAGCAACTATCACTCTATCTTGATAACAATAACCAAGAGCATGTCAGAATGTTGACCATGTCACAGTTACTGGAAGGAAGTAAGGGATTTTCTAAAAAAGATCATATCGATTTCTTTGAAAAACTTGGCGCCTCAGCATTCTTCGGATCTGGTGGAGCGTCAGGCTCATGCCTTCAAGAAGACTTAGCAGTCGTTGGTCAACGCTGCATGCATATTTTGACACAACCAACCTTTCCAAGAGCTTCATTTAATCAAGCAATTGCTCATGAGATTGAGTCAATTAAAATGAATAAAAAAAGCGAAATATATGTTGCAAGTAAAACTATCGGGGATTATCTTTTTGCTCAATATCCATGGCGTAAGAGTGATGATCAGATGATTGCTTTACTTGAAAAAACTTGGCGCAATGAGCTTTTTACCTTTCACAAAAACTACGTCATCCCTACTGGAATGTTTATTACGTTGGTTGGCGATATCGACAAAAAAACAATTAAAGCTGACCTAGAAAAAATCTTCGGATCATGGAAGCCATCAATACGTGATAACTCATACGATTTTACCATTCCAGAGATCACAAATCCTGCGCCACAAGAAATCATCAAACCAATGCCCAAAGAAATGGTAGTGCTGATGCTTGCACGCATTACCAATTACGCAGATACAGATGATGACCTTATTCTTGAGCTCATCGAGCAATATCTCAACAAACAACTATTCGCCATTCGCGAAGCAACTGGGCTTTTTTATTCATGCCAGGGATCGCTTTCTGCATCTGGATTTTTAACCAAAGGAGCTGGTCGAGTTGTTACACTTCTTTCACCACAAAACGTTGCACCGACCGAAAAGCTCATTCGAACAATGCTCCAATCAATTGCTGATAACGGTATACCTGAATATGATTTAAATGTTGCAAAGCAAACCAAAAGAATGGAGCTTGCAAAGTCATTTGCAACAAATCAAGCACTCAACAATGCGTATAATTTTATTATTCGCAATAACAAAGACTGGAACTATTTTGATAACTGCCTTGATCGCATCAATGCCGTAACACATGAAGAAGTAAATGCTGTGGTGAGCAATTATCTTAATCCTGCAAGCTGGTCAACCATTAAAGTTGGAAGGCTCAACAATGTTGATCCCCAAAACATATCCGGTAACTAG
- a CDS encoding UDP-N-acetylmuramoyl-L-alanyl-D-glutamate--2,6-diaminopimelate ligase, with product MLIPKTYPVTSHTDHVGQGSTFVAIRGFKIDGATCIAQAINRGATAIVIEDKTLTPELEQLCSMHNIKLDVVCNARQELAKRAAQALGNPAAQLTMIGVTGTKGKSTTTYLVEHILRTAGLLTGLVGTIKNFIATYDTTLNTPIIKEMQGTHTTPESDALQMFLAQAVQHQVSHVVLETSSHALSLNRVDGILFDVVGFTNLYHDHMDFYTSMEHYFTDKLKLFDQVKPGGSIVINTDNEWGLKALARAIQLPNVTVITCGQQSLIPDANNHRHVQFSVLDSMSLSIALEPDAPDVSRKIITCAALIGDFNGYNLVMAWLIAFKMGIKPDIIQHALDLFSGVPGRMQLHRLKNGALGIVDYAHNAASMDAVLKLLRTMTKNLIVVFGCGGDRDPSRRPAMGAVAAQYADQIILTNDNPRSEDGITIIHNILAGIPASQHEIVSCQPDRSLAIQYAAELAQPEAIIAILGKGHENYYIVGDAVLYFDDYQEIQQF from the coding sequence ATGTTGATCCCCAAAACATATCCGGTAACTAGCCATACCGACCACGTGGGGCAAGGTTCAACCTTTGTTGCTATTCGCGGTTTTAAAATTGATGGAGCAACCTGCATAGCTCAAGCAATCAATCGTGGTGCAACTGCTATTGTTATTGAAGACAAAACACTGACACCTGAGCTTGAGCAATTGTGTTCAATGCACAACATAAAACTTGATGTTGTATGTAATGCACGCCAAGAACTTGCAAAACGAGCGGCACAAGCGCTTGGTAACCCAGCAGCACAACTCACCATGATTGGGGTCACCGGAACCAAAGGCAAAAGTACAACAACATACTTGGTTGAACATATTTTACGTACAGCAGGTCTTCTGACCGGTCTTGTTGGCACCATCAAAAATTTTATTGCGACTTATGATACAACACTCAACACACCAATCATCAAAGAAATGCAAGGTACTCACACAACTCCTGAAAGCGATGCTTTGCAGATGTTTCTAGCTCAAGCTGTTCAGCATCAAGTGAGCCATGTTGTTCTTGAAACATCATCACATGCATTAAGCCTGAATCGAGTTGATGGAATTTTATTTGATGTTGTTGGCTTTACTAACTTGTATCACGATCACATGGATTTTTATACGAGCATGGAGCATTATTTTACCGATAAGCTCAAATTATTTGATCAAGTAAAACCGGGCGGATCTATCGTTATTAATACTGATAACGAGTGGGGGCTCAAAGCACTTGCGCGTGCCATTCAATTACCGAACGTAACCGTTATCACATGTGGACAGCAATCATTAATACCTGATGCAAACAATCATCGGCACGTACAATTTTCTGTTCTTGATAGCATGTCGCTTTCGATAGCTTTAGAACCCGATGCTCCGGATGTCAGTAGAAAAATTATTACATGCGCTGCTTTGATTGGGGATTTTAATGGTTACAACTTGGTTATGGCTTGGTTAATTGCTTTCAAAATGGGGATAAAACCTGATATAATTCAGCATGCTCTCGATTTGTTTTCTGGAGTTCCTGGGCGCATGCAGTTGCACCGCTTAAAAAATGGAGCACTTGGTATTGTTGATTATGCACACAATGCAGCTTCAATGGATGCGGTCTTAAAACTCTTGCGAACAATGACAAAAAATTTAATTGTTGTATTTGGATGTGGTGGCGACCGCGATCCCTCACGCAGACCAGCTATGGGAGCGGTAGCTGCTCAATATGCTGATCAGATTATCTTGACCAATGATAACCCCCGCTCCGAGGACGGCATAACAATTATTCACAATATTTTGGCGGGCATTCCTGCAAGTCAGCATGAAATTGTAAGCTGTCAGCCGGATAGATCTCTGGCGATTCAATATGCAGCTGAACTGGCTCAACCAGAAGCAATTATTGCAATCCTGGGAAAGGGGCATGAAAATTATTATATCGTTGGTGATGCGGTTTTGTACTTTGATGATTACCAAGAAATACAACAGTTCTAA
- a CDS encoding DEAD/DEAH box helicase, which yields MSNTTMLAKLKTLSKYQIAQSTDDQYFKRGEHYFKNEALQRFTWKNNDSVLECLVEGSQMYRVQLELNRQKQVVGKCTCPVQSTWGNLPCKHEVCALLTIVDLLKNNHKSDREKVLHEQLMKASSQEATPHQTPTLKAADFSVHIYKNHILENLDFSSHFPVSIRVHYQDKDALDGSIEIPKQLKPFHNYLDAKVFLNTLKSCIGTYPFFLHHGKAVYRIMSKDLFTCQPKLIIDLIDGKQVIMKPALESNQALNGLLLIGPGILFNPDLGQFGFFAGEVTIATTPWQYPWTVLRDELKKRNATSEFIIFSENAQLTVPIKNLKQKPLITAGLNGPSLTNFFFKINDKAAPVNHFKLQKSVFIKKMLQSGMVSAELKILPDILDAEEKLHTINHLVQEVIDALPSKRKEVRLFTYNALVNILNAQTDSDKDLIIQTVIDECKEVLFRLNKIQKDKLVQVLERFKDSDIQPIFQSIFIVDGQFAQYQLFLKDTAHLFAACVKSGINNFEENSSFISMTISQTDLLKNLSLFKSELDKNDVQLFYEGKKIERVKLDFDIIIKKDNDIDWFEVKPEILYQGAQLPIEKWEKILEQMGVYQNEQTVQLIDDESLKMLKRILLYVNPKKKSTKKEAPDFFQIPRLQIFDLFQMKQMGAKLNLPKAEEMLLKNLLTLTSLPEYELSKTFTGKLRDYQKVGYNWLAFLYQHRFGACLADDMGLGKTIQAIAFLVGVDTKKISSPFKKSGPHLIVVPPSLLFNWNHEISLFYPSCKLHVHHGASRAFNFKDAQVVLTTYDMIRTDAKEFAESKFHVIIFDEAQAIKNIYAKRTNAARQLNGVFKICLTGTPLENHIGEYYSIMDLALPGLFPPYKEFQSEAKNDSGQFLLKRSKPFILRRTKADILKDLPPKIESDLYLEMEPSQKSLYARTVAQIKNLVLDAYESKSASQAGIIALTALLRLRQICITGELVNKEINKPSPKIAYLIETIKELSQEGHAALVFSQFTSALDLVEKYFIEVGISYARLDGSTPVTQRQKIIKSFQVNQEVPVMLLSLKAGGVGLNLTRASYVFHLDPWWNPAVENQASDRAHRIGQQQQVIVTRLVMHDTIEEKMMVLKQRKAKLFEEIMSISHVDSEKRAPIISREDFEFLLG from the coding sequence TTGTCCAATACCACAATGCTTGCAAAGCTTAAAACTTTATCTAAATACCAAATTGCACAGTCAACTGATGACCAGTATTTCAAGCGAGGCGAACATTATTTTAAAAATGAAGCACTCCAACGCTTTACCTGGAAAAATAATGACTCAGTCTTGGAATGCCTTGTTGAAGGCTCTCAGATGTATCGGGTGCAATTGGAACTCAATCGGCAAAAGCAAGTTGTTGGCAAATGCACATGCCCGGTGCAAAGCACCTGGGGAAACCTTCCTTGTAAACATGAAGTATGCGCGTTACTCACCATTGTTGATCTGCTAAAAAATAACCACAAATCGGATCGAGAAAAAGTTCTTCATGAGCAACTCATGAAAGCATCTTCTCAAGAAGCAACTCCTCATCAAACTCCAACACTCAAAGCTGCTGACTTTTCGGTGCATATTTATAAAAACCATATCCTTGAAAATTTGGATTTTTCTTCGCATTTTCCAGTCTCTATACGAGTTCATTATCAAGACAAAGACGCTCTTGATGGGAGCATTGAAATACCAAAACAGTTAAAGCCTTTTCATAACTATCTGGACGCAAAAGTTTTTTTAAATACTTTAAAATCTTGTATTGGTACTTATCCATTTTTTCTTCATCATGGCAAAGCTGTATATCGAATCATGAGCAAAGATCTCTTCACCTGCCAGCCAAAACTTATTATTGATCTTATTGATGGCAAGCAAGTAATCATGAAGCCTGCCCTTGAAAGCAACCAAGCCCTAAATGGGCTTCTTTTGATTGGTCCTGGCATTCTTTTTAATCCAGATCTTGGGCAATTTGGATTTTTTGCAGGCGAGGTTACTATTGCAACCACTCCTTGGCAATATCCTTGGACAGTTTTACGGGATGAACTGAAAAAAAGAAATGCCACGTCTGAATTTATTATATTTTCTGAGAATGCTCAGCTGACTGTGCCTATAAAAAATCTAAAACAGAAGCCATTGATCACAGCGGGACTCAACGGCCCATCGCTCACGAATTTCTTTTTTAAAATAAATGATAAAGCGGCTCCTGTAAATCATTTTAAATTACAAAAATCTGTGTTCATAAAAAAAATGCTACAATCTGGCATGGTATCAGCTGAGCTAAAAATTTTACCTGATATTTTAGATGCAGAAGAAAAACTTCATACCATAAATCACTTAGTACAAGAAGTTATTGATGCGCTGCCGTCAAAAAGAAAAGAAGTCAGACTTTTTACCTACAACGCTCTTGTGAATATACTGAATGCTCAAACAGATTCAGATAAGGACCTCATTATTCAAACAGTTATTGACGAATGCAAGGAAGTACTTTTTCGCCTCAATAAAATACAAAAAGATAAGCTTGTTCAAGTACTTGAACGATTTAAAGATTCAGATATTCAGCCCATTTTTCAATCTATTTTTATAGTTGATGGGCAATTTGCTCAGTACCAACTTTTTTTAAAAGATACCGCTCATCTCTTTGCTGCATGCGTTAAAAGTGGCATAAATAATTTTGAAGAGAACTCTTCATTTATCAGTATGACAATCTCTCAAACTGATCTGCTCAAAAATCTTTCTTTGTTCAAGAGTGAACTTGATAAAAATGATGTACAGCTTTTTTATGAAGGCAAGAAAATTGAACGAGTTAAACTCGATTTTGATATTATTATCAAGAAAGATAACGATATTGATTGGTTTGAAGTTAAGCCTGAAATATTGTACCAAGGCGCACAATTACCGATAGAAAAATGGGAAAAAATTTTAGAGCAAATGGGCGTGTATCAGAATGAGCAAACGGTTCAATTGATTGATGATGAATCATTAAAAATGCTCAAAAGAATTCTTTTGTATGTTAATCCAAAGAAGAAGAGTACAAAAAAAGAGGCCCCCGATTTTTTTCAAATTCCCCGATTACAAATTTTTGACCTCTTTCAAATGAAGCAAATGGGTGCAAAACTCAATCTTCCCAAAGCAGAAGAGATGTTGCTCAAAAATCTTTTAACACTCACATCACTCCCTGAATATGAACTTTCAAAGACTTTTACCGGAAAGCTTCGTGACTATCAAAAAGTGGGTTATAACTGGTTAGCATTTTTATACCAACATCGATTTGGAGCATGCCTTGCCGACGACATGGGTCTTGGAAAAACAATACAAGCAATAGCGTTTCTTGTAGGAGTCGATACAAAAAAAATCAGTTCTCCTTTCAAAAAAAGTGGCCCTCACCTTATTGTCGTACCTCCAAGCTTGCTCTTTAACTGGAATCATGAAATCTCACTCTTTTATCCATCATGCAAACTACATGTTCATCATGGAGCGTCACGAGCATTTAATTTTAAAGACGCACAAGTAGTTTTAACAACCTATGACATGATACGAACCGATGCAAAAGAATTTGCTGAGTCAAAATTTCACGTCATCATATTTGATGAAGCTCAAGCAATTAAAAATATTTATGCAAAAAGAACTAATGCAGCACGACAACTGAATGGCGTCTTTAAAATATGTCTAACCGGAACACCACTTGAAAACCATATTGGCGAATATTATTCGATCATGGATTTAGCACTCCCTGGACTATTTCCTCCGTATAAAGAGTTTCAATCAGAAGCAAAAAATGATTCCGGGCAATTTTTACTCAAGCGAAGTAAGCCTTTTATTTTACGTAGAACAAAAGCGGATATCTTAAAAGACCTTCCACCTAAAATTGAATCTGACCTCTATTTAGAAATGGAACCAAGTCAAAAAAGCTTATACGCACGCACTGTAGCACAAATTAAAAATTTAGTTCTTGATGCGTACGAATCAAAAAGTGCTTCACAGGCTGGAATTATTGCACTAACAGCTCTGCTGCGCTTGAGGCAAATTTGCATTACCGGAGAGCTTGTTAACAAAGAGATTAATAAACCCTCTCCAAAAATTGCTTACCTTATTGAAACAATTAAAGAACTGAGTCAAGAAGGGCATGCGGCACTTGTCTTTTCACAATTCACCAGTGCGCTTGATCTTGTAGAAAAATATTTTATCGAAGTGGGCATAAGCTATGCTCGTCTTGATGGGTCTACGCCTGTTACTCAGCGACAAAAAATTATTAAAAGCTTTCAAGTTAACCAAGAAGTTCCGGTTATGCTGCTCAGCCTTAAAGCTGGCGGCGTTGGGCTAAACTTAACACGCGCTTCGTATGTTTTTCATCTTGACCCTTGGTGGAACCCTGCGGTTGAAAATCAAGCATCTGACCGTGCACACAGAATTGGGCAGCAGCAGCAAGTAATTGTTACACGCTTAGTTATGCATGATACTATTGAAGAAAAAATGATGGTTCTTAAGCAGCGTAAAGCAAAATTATTTGAAGAGATTATGTCCATTTCTCATGTCGATTCTGAAAAGCGAGCTCCGATCATCTCACGCGAAGATTTCGAATTTTTACTGGGGTAA